The stretch of DNA ATAATGGTGTCACGGAAGGACATTGTTTTTGTTTCCATTTTATCTCTTTCTCCTTAGTCTGCGTAAATATCTTCAAATGCTGATTCAAGCGGTGGGAATGGACTTTCCTCTGCAAATTTAACAGAAGCTTCTACCGCTTCCTTAACTTGCGCTTGGATTTCTTCCAATTCTTCGGCACTTGCAATGTTATTTTCAATAAGGTAATTGCGGAGGTTTTCAATTGGATCTTTTTGTTTCCACAATTCCACTTCTTCACGCGTACGATATTTACCAGGATCAGATGATGAGTGACCGAGCCAGCGATAAGTAACACTTTCAATCAAGACTGGACCATTACCACCACGAACATGGTCTACAGCTTTCTTAAATCCTTCGTAGACGTCGATGACATTGTTTCCATCTTCGATGAACATTCCAGGAATTCCATAAGCGACGCTACGTTGATGGATATGTTCTACATTGGTCATTTTCTTGATATCCGCAGAGATACCGTAACCGTTGTTAATGCAATAGAAAATGACTGGCAGGTTCCAGATTGAAGCCATGTTCACTGCTTCGTGGAAAACACCTTCGTTGGTCGCACCATCTCCAAAGAAGCAGACAACGATTTTACCGGTATTTTGCATTTGCTGACTGAGGGCTGCACCAACAGCGATTCCCATACCACCACCTACGATACCATTGGCACCAAGGTTACCAGCATCAAGGTCAGCAATATGCATAGAACCACCTTTACCTTTACAGGTTCCAGTGTATTTACCAAGGATTTCAGCCATCATTCCGTTTAGGTCAATTCCTTTAGCAATAGCTTGTCCATGACCACGGTGGTTTGATGTGATCAGATCATCTGGATTGAGAGCCAACATAGCACCCACGTTAACCGCCTCTTCTCCAACAGAAAAGTGCGTCATTCCTGGCACTTTCCCTTTCTTTACTAATTGCGCAATTTTTAAGTCCATACGACGGATTTCTTCCATCTTTCGGAACATCTCTAGCAAAAGATTTTTATCTAAAGTTGACATCTTCTTGCCTTTCTAACTTTCTTCTTACCTTACTATTTTACCGTTTTTGACAAATACTGTCAAAGTTTTTCTAAAGAAAATTTCACAAAATCAAAAAGAAAACCCCATAGGAACAAGGGATTTTCTTATCAAGAACATTTTTTCACAAACTTTCTATCGTTTAGATTTTTCTAAAGATTCAAACCTCTTCATAATCACAGTTAAACGCCAACGGTATAGCGCCCCACTCACAATTAGACTAATAATCAAGCCAATCCAGTAAGAATAAGCTCCAAAATCTGTTAGTGAATCGAAGACCATAGCCACTGGGATTGCTACGCCCCAATAACCAACCAAACCAAGGTAAAAAGGAATAACGGTATCCTTATAACCCCTCAAAATTCCCTGAAGCGGTGCCGCAAAGGTATCTGCTAACTGGAAGAAAAGGCTGTAAGTCAAAAAACGCGCTGTCAAATCGATAAATTCTGAGTCGTTCCCATAAAGACTGGCCACATTTCCCCTAAAAATGTAAAGGAAGGTTAAGGTGAAGGCTGCAAAAATGAGGGCAGTCCATCTTCCTAGACCAATATAGGTTTTCGCATCATCAAATCGCTTGGCTCCCACTTCATAGGAAACGACAATAGCCATAGCCGATGAGATACTCATAGGAAAGGCGTACATAAGACTTGAAAAGTTCATAGCTGACTGATGACTAGCGATAATCAAGGACGAAAACTTAGCCATAATCAAGCCAACCACAGAAAAGATAGCCACTTCCGCGAAGACAGTTCCTCCAATAGGCAGACCTAAGCGAACTCCTTCCTTGATTTTATCCATATTAAGCGGAATGCATTTCTCAAAATGCAAGGCTTTGAGCTTCTCCTGTTTAAATAGAACCAAAACAGAAATCCCCAGCAAGACCCAGTAGGCCAAGGATGTTCCTAAACCAGCACCAGCACCTCCCAGCTCTGGAACTCCAAAGGCACCGTAAATCAAGAGATAGTTAAATCCGCTATTGAGAGGGAGTAACAAAAGCATGAGGTACATGGACAGCTTGGTCAAGCCCAGCGAATCCAGCAAGGAACGAATGACACTAAAAAGCAACAGGGGGATAATTCCGATAGATAAAAACCAGAGATAGCGAACCGCTACTGCTGCCACCGGTGCTTCTAGTCCAATATGATTCAAGATTGGTGGTGCCAATAAAAGCACCATCCCCAGTAAGACCACGGATAGGCCCAAGGCCAGATAGATGAACTGGTAAAAATCAGACGCAACCTCTTCCTTTTTACCTCGACCAAGATGGTGACCAATGATAGGCACCAGAGCTGACACAATCCCTGTCAGGAATGTGAAGAAAGGATTCCAGATACTGGTTGCCATAGACACACCAGCCAAGTCCATGGTATTGTATTGACCTGTCATAGTCGTATCAACAAAGGAGGCAGAATAATTGGCAAATTGATAAATAAGGATAGGGAAAAATATCTTTAAAAATAAGATAAATTTATCTTTAAAATGATGGGTTTGGTACATATAGTCTCTCTATTTTTCTAGTTTACAGAGCAGACTTCCACCTAGTTTTGATAGACAATTTGTCCCTTACAGATGGTATATTTAACCTGCCCTTTTAAGGTTTCACCGATGAATGGTGAATTAGCTGCTTTG from Streptococcus mitis encodes:
- a CDS encoding thiamine pyrophosphate-dependent dehydrogenase E1 component subunit alpha translates to MSTLDKNLLLEMFRKMEEIRRMDLKIAQLVKKGKVPGMTHFSVGEEAVNVGAMLALNPDDLITSNHRGHGQAIAKGIDLNGMMAEILGKYTGTCKGKGGSMHIADLDAGNLGANGIVGGGMGIAVGAALSQQMQNTGKIVVCFFGDGATNEGVFHEAVNMASIWNLPVIFYCINNGYGISADIKKMTNVEHIHQRSVAYGIPGMFIEDGNNVIDVYEGFKKAVDHVRGGNGPVLIESVTYRWLGHSSSDPGKYRTREEVELWKQKDPIENLRNYLIENNIASAEELEEIQAQVKEAVEASVKFAEESPFPPLESAFEDIYAD
- the pdrM gene encoding sodium-coupled multidrug efflux MATE transporter PdrM, translated to MYQTHHFKDKFILFLKIFFPILIYQFANYSASFVDTTMTGQYNTMDLAGVSMATSIWNPFFTFLTGIVSALVPIIGHHLGRGKKEEVASDFYQFIYLALGLSVVLLGMVLLLAPPILNHIGLEAPVAAVAVRYLWFLSIGIIPLLLFSVIRSLLDSLGLTKLSMYLMLLLLPLNSGFNYLLIYGAFGVPELGGAGAGLGTSLAYWVLLGISVLVLFKQEKLKALHFEKCIPLNMDKIKEGVRLGLPIGGTVFAEVAIFSVVGLIMAKFSSLIIASHQSAMNFSSLMYAFPMSISSAMAIVVSYEVGAKRFDDAKTYIGLGRWTALIFAAFTLTFLYIFRGNVASLYGNDSEFIDLTARFLTYSLFFQLADTFAAPLQGILRGYKDTVIPFYLGLVGYWGVAIPVAMVFDSLTDFGAYSYWIGLIISLIVSGALYRWRLTVIMKRFESLEKSKR